The sequence below is a genomic window from Prosthecobacter dejongeii.
GGGTTCATCACCATCACGCCTGAGCCCGGCCGCGCATTCTTGCTCGCCATCGGCGGGTTCAGCCTTCTGCTGCGTCGTCGCCGCCGGGTGGGTTGAGCCCCTCCCACACACGCCGCTTTTTCGGCCGCAAGCGCGTGGGCCCGCCCCGTTGCTTGCGGAAGATGTCGAAGACGATGTCGGACCCATCCACCTTCATCTGGTGGACCATTTGTAGCAGGGTGCCCAGCCGCCCTTTCGGAAATCCGGCTTTGTTAGCAAACCAGCCCAGATACTCCGCTGGGATGTCGTAAATGGGCACCCCATAGGGCGGATGATTCTGCGGCCCATACTTCCCAAAGGGCATGTGAGTCCGCCCGATCTCTTCGAGATCGCGTTTCATCTGGGCGGCTAGGTCATCCATATCCCCAGTGTCCAGTCGGCCGTTTTCAGTGTCCAGTCATTGTTGACCGTGGATGCCCAAGAGGCGCTGGATTGCCATACACAAACAAGGCTCGCCCTGATGATTGCCCGAAAGAAGCCAGAGCCGCATCACTCCAGCGCCCACACCTTCACATTGTCCAGCGCGACTTCTTCGC
It includes:
- a CDS encoding putative quorum-sensing-regulated virulence factor, which encodes MDDLAAQMKRDLEEIGRTHMPFGKYGPQNHPPYGVPIYDIPAEYLGWFANKAGFPKGRLGTLLQMVHQMKVDGSDIVFDIFRKQRGGPTRLRPKKRRVWEGLNPPGGDDAAEG